Proteins co-encoded in one Gossypium arboreum isolate Shixiya-1 chromosome 11, ASM2569848v2, whole genome shotgun sequence genomic window:
- the LOC108470747 gene encoding uncharacterized protein LOC108470747 isoform X1, producing the protein MAATTSSLLQTDPLKLKQCLPLRLHLPTPPRFTKFTGNFTFQSQEFAKFNLRCFFSKRNHLTSSNFNANHFNFTPDDKTKTTFEIIAETVLKALKALKRPVIAAVLLGLLLIYDPNSTALAASGGRMGGKSFSSRSYSVPSNGGSSFSSYSVPYYAPAPFGGGGGFYAGTAVGVGVGAGSGFMLIMIGFFAFVLVSGFLSDRSESGVLTDMERTSVLKLQVGLLGTGRSLQRDLNRIAEVADTSTAEGLGFVLTETSLALLRHPDYCISGYSYVAVKRSMDEGEKRFNQLSIEERGKFDEETLVNVSNIRRLSTTFQKASGFNNEYIVITILVAAEGVHKLPLINGSGDLAVALQKLASIPTSKILAVEVLWTPQNENDTLSERELLEDYPLLRPL; encoded by the exons ATGGCGGCAACTACATCATCTTTGCTTCAAACCGACCCTTTAAAGCTAAAACAATGTCTTCCTCTTCGTTTACACCTCCCTACCCCCCCTCGCTTCACTAAATTCACCGGGAACTTCACTTTTCAAAGCCAAGAATTTGCTAAGTTTAACCTCAGATGTTTCTTCTCCAAGAGAAACCATCTAACGAGCTCGAATTTCAATGCCAACCATTTTAATTTCACCCCAGATGATAAAACTAAAACCACATTTGAGATCATTGCTGAAACGGTTTTGAAAGCTTTAAAGGCCTTGAAAAGGCCCGTTATAGCCGCGGTTTTATTGGGTTTGTTGTTAATCTATGATCCTAATAGCACAGCATTAGCTGCTTCAGGTGGGAGGATGGGAGGGAAGTCTTTTTCTTCGAGGAGTTATTCAGTGCCTAGTAATGGAGGGTCGAGCTTTTCTTCGTATTCCGTTCCTTATTATGCGCCGGCTCCGTTTGGTGGCGGCGGTGGGTTTTATGCTGGGACTGCTGTTGGGGTCGGAGTTGGTGCTGGGTCGGGTTTTATGTTGATTATGATTGGGTTTTTTGCGTTTGTTTTGGTTTCCGGGTTTCTTTCGGATAGGTCCGAAAGTGGCGTGCTTACTGATATGGAAAGGACCAGTGTTCTTAAGCTTCAA GTTGGGTTGTTGGGTACGGGACGATCTCTTCAAAGGGATCTGAATCGGATTGCTGAAGTTGCCGATACTTCTACAGCTGAGGGGCTAGGCTTTGTATTAACAG AGACCTCGTTAGCTTTGCTTCGCCATCCTGATTATTGCATCTCGGGTTATTCATAT GTGGCTGTGAAACGGAGCATGGACGAGGGTGAGAAACGCTTCAATCAACTCTCGATCGAAGAACGTGGTAAATTTGATGAGGAGACTCTAGTGAATGTGAGCAATATTAGAAGGCTAAGTACAACATTTCAGAAAGCTAGTGGATTTAACAACGAGTACATAGTG ATAACAATTTTGGTGGCTGCCGAAGGAGTGCATAAATTGCCCCTCATCAATGGAAGTGGTGACTTAGCAGTGGCCTTGCAAAAGCTTGCATCCATTCCAACAAGCAAAATACTG GCGGTCGAGGTCTTATGGACGCCACAGAACGAGAATGACACGTTATCGGagcgggaattacttgaagactACCCTCTCTTGAGGcctctttaa
- the LOC108470747 gene encoding uncharacterized protein LOC108470747 isoform X2: MAATTSSLLQTDPLKLKQCLPLRLHLPTPPRFTKFTGNFTFQSQEFAKFNLRCFFSKRNHLTSSNFNANHFNFTPDDKTKTTFEIIAETVLKALKALKRPVIAAVLLGLLLIYDPNSTALAASGGRMGGKSFSSRSYSVPSNGGSSFSSYSVPYYAPAPFGGGGGFYAGTAVGVGVGAGSGFMLIMIGFFAFVLVSGFLSDRSESGVLTDMERTSVLKLQVGLLGTGRSLQRDLNRIAEVADTSTAEGLGFVLTALLRHPDYCISGYSYVAVKRSMDEGEKRFNQLSIEERGKFDEETLVNVSNIRRLSTTFQKASGFNNEYIVITILVAAEGVHKLPLINGSGDLAVALQKLASIPTSKILAVEVLWTPQNENDTLSERELLEDYPLLRPL; this comes from the exons ATGGCGGCAACTACATCATCTTTGCTTCAAACCGACCCTTTAAAGCTAAAACAATGTCTTCCTCTTCGTTTACACCTCCCTACCCCCCCTCGCTTCACTAAATTCACCGGGAACTTCACTTTTCAAAGCCAAGAATTTGCTAAGTTTAACCTCAGATGTTTCTTCTCCAAGAGAAACCATCTAACGAGCTCGAATTTCAATGCCAACCATTTTAATTTCACCCCAGATGATAAAACTAAAACCACATTTGAGATCATTGCTGAAACGGTTTTGAAAGCTTTAAAGGCCTTGAAAAGGCCCGTTATAGCCGCGGTTTTATTGGGTTTGTTGTTAATCTATGATCCTAATAGCACAGCATTAGCTGCTTCAGGTGGGAGGATGGGAGGGAAGTCTTTTTCTTCGAGGAGTTATTCAGTGCCTAGTAATGGAGGGTCGAGCTTTTCTTCGTATTCCGTTCCTTATTATGCGCCGGCTCCGTTTGGTGGCGGCGGTGGGTTTTATGCTGGGACTGCTGTTGGGGTCGGAGTTGGTGCTGGGTCGGGTTTTATGTTGATTATGATTGGGTTTTTTGCGTTTGTTTTGGTTTCCGGGTTTCTTTCGGATAGGTCCGAAAGTGGCGTGCTTACTGATATGGAAAGGACCAGTGTTCTTAAGCTTCAA GTTGGGTTGTTGGGTACGGGACGATCTCTTCAAAGGGATCTGAATCGGATTGCTGAAGTTGCCGATACTTCTACAGCTGAGGGGCTAGGCTTTGTATTAACAG CTTTGCTTCGCCATCCTGATTATTGCATCTCGGGTTATTCATAT GTGGCTGTGAAACGGAGCATGGACGAGGGTGAGAAACGCTTCAATCAACTCTCGATCGAAGAACGTGGTAAATTTGATGAGGAGACTCTAGTGAATGTGAGCAATATTAGAAGGCTAAGTACAACATTTCAGAAAGCTAGTGGATTTAACAACGAGTACATAGTG ATAACAATTTTGGTGGCTGCCGAAGGAGTGCATAAATTGCCCCTCATCAATGGAAGTGGTGACTTAGCAGTGGCCTTGCAAAAGCTTGCATCCATTCCAACAAGCAAAATACTG GCGGTCGAGGTCTTATGGACGCCACAGAACGAGAATGACACGTTATCGGagcgggaattacttgaagactACCCTCTCTTGAGGcctctttaa